One genomic region from uncultured Fusobacterium sp. encodes:
- a CDS encoding FGGY family carbohydrate kinase — translation MKKSLAFDMGATSIRGILGYVENGQLKTEEVLRFSHERIKEDGRSRWDWKKIIGNIVNTIIKYKDEIESIGIDTWGVDFGVIDKEGNLLENPISYRDAKNAIGYENAQKVMSLKEIFMNTGNQIMSINTLFQLLTLKEVSEDNYSKIDKLLMMPDLINYFLTGERYAEATIASTTQLFDLAERKISNKILEKFEINKNIFPPVIEPGNIVGNLKNSRIEELRELDIPVISVASHDTASAALLTQAYTDPKCMFLSCGTWSLIGCVTDKPVITEEAYDNSLTNETGYRDSNMFFTNITGLYLVEKLKEQLENRYSRKIPFEEITEYVKSNLTVATYIDVALPVFQQDEFDIISEIDNVTKEHQENDFDYFVIIYKSLTKKYNETINYIKSITKREFDRLHIIGGGAKSTVLCQMIADETRLDVVVGPFEATAYGNILIQKIAQKEIASLEEGFKIIANTAQLYNYKAKNN, via the coding sequence ATGAAAAAATCTTTAGCTTTCGATATGGGAGCTACTTCTATCCGTGGAATATTAGGATATGTTGAAAATGGACAACTTAAAACAGAAGAAGTTTTAAGATTCTCACATGAGAGAATAAAAGAAGATGGAAGAAGTAGATGGGACTGGAAAAAAATAATAGGAAATATAGTTAATACTATTATTAAATACAAAGATGAAATTGAAAGCATAGGTATTGATACTTGGGGAGTAGATTTTGGGGTAATAGATAAAGAGGGAAATCTTCTTGAAAACCCTATATCTTATAGAGATGCTAAAAATGCTATTGGATATGAAAATGCTCAAAAGGTTATGAGCCTTAAAGAAATATTTATGAATACAGGAAATCAAATTATGTCTATTAATACATTATTTCAATTACTTACTCTTAAAGAGGTAAGTGAAGATAATTATAGTAAAATAGATAAACTTTTGATGATGCCTGATTTAATAAACTATTTCCTTACTGGGGAAAGATATGCAGAGGCAACAATAGCATCTACTACTCAATTATTTGATCTTGCTGAAAGAAAAATTAGTAATAAAATTTTAGAAAAATTTGAGATAAATAAAAACATATTTCCTCCAGTTATTGAACCAGGAAATATAGTTGGAAACTTAAAAAACTCAAGAATAGAAGAGTTAAGAGAATTAGATATTCCTGTAATATCAGTTGCATCACATGATACAGCAAGTGCAGCACTTTTAACACAAGCATATACAGATCCTAAGTGTATGTTCCTATCTTGTGGAACATGGTCTTTAATTGGTTGTGTTACTGATAAACCAGTTATTACAGAAGAAGCATATGATAATTCATTAACAAATGAAACTGGATATAGAGATTCAAATATGTTTTTTACAAATATAACAGGACTATATTTAGTAGAGAAATTAAAAGAACAATTAGAAAATAGATATAGTAGAAAAATACCATTTGAAGAAATTACAGAATATGTTAAATCAAATTTAACAGTTGCTACATATATTGATGTTGCACTTCCTGTATTCCAACAAGATGAGTTTGATATTATATCTGAAATAGATAATGTAACAAAAGAACATCAAGAAAATGATTTTGATTATTTTGTAATTATCTATAAGAGTTTAACTAAAAAATATAATGAAACAATAAATTATATAAAAAGTATAACAAAAAGAGAATTTGATAGACTTCATATAATAGGTGGAGGAGCAAAATCTACTGTTTTATGTCAAATGATTGCTGATGAAACAAGATTAGATGTAGTAGTAGGACCTTTTGAAGCAACTGCTTATGGAAATATTCTTATTCAAAAAATTGCTCAAAAAGAAATTGCTTCTCTTGAAGAAGGATTTAAGATAATAGCAAATACTGCACAACTTTATAATTATAAAGCTAAAAATAATTAA
- the fucO gene encoding lactaldehyde reductase: MANRIILNNVSYHGAGAIKAIPEEVKGRGFKKAFVCSDPDLVKFGVTAKVTSLLDAENLDYEIYSDIKPNPTIENVKTGVEAFKKSGADYIISIGGGSSMDTAKAVGIIIANPEFADVRSLEGCAATKNPAVPTIAVATTAGTAAEVTINYVITDVEKERKFVCVDPHDMAIIAISDPEMMSSMPKGLTAATGMDALTHAIEGYITKAAWEMTDMFHLKAIELIAKHLRGAVANTPEGREGMALAQYVAGMGFSNVGLGIVHSMAHPLGAVYDTPHGVANAIILPTVMEYNAPFTGEKYREIARAFGVKNVDNMSEEEYRTAAIAAVKKLSEDVGIPADLKEIVKSEDIEFLAKSAFADVCTGGNPRDTSVEEIKALYEKLI; the protein is encoded by the coding sequence ATGGCAAATAGAATTATATTAAATAATGTTTCATATCATGGAGCTGGAGCTATAAAAGCAATTCCAGAAGAAGTAAAAGGAAGAGGATTTAAAAAAGCTTTTGTATGCTCAGATCCAGACTTAGTAAAATTTGGAGTAACAGCAAAAGTAACATCTTTATTAGATGCTGAAAATTTAGATTATGAAATTTATTCAGATATTAAACCAAATCCAACAATAGAAAATGTAAAAACTGGAGTAGAAGCTTTCAAAAAATCAGGAGCTGATTACATAATTTCTATAGGTGGAGGATCTTCAATGGATACAGCTAAAGCTGTAGGAATTATCATTGCAAATCCAGAATTTGCTGATGTAAGAAGCCTTGAAGGTTGTGCTGCAACAAAAAATCCAGCTGTACCTACTATAGCTGTAGCTACAACAGCAGGAACAGCAGCAGAAGTTACAATAAACTATGTTATTACTGATGTTGAAAAAGAAAGAAAATTTGTTTGTGTAGATCCACATGATATGGCAATAATAGCAATTTCTGATCCTGAAATGATGTCTTCAATGCCAAAAGGACTTACAGCAGCTACAGGAATGGATGCTTTAACACATGCAATAGAAGGATATATAACTAAAGCAGCTTGGGAAATGACAGATATGTTCCATCTAAAAGCTATTGAACTAATTGCTAAGCATTTAAGAGGAGCAGTTGCAAATACTCCAGAAGGAAGAGAAGGAATGGCTCTTGCTCAATATGTAGCAGGAATGGGATTCTCAAATGTAGGATTAGGAATAGTACACTCAATGGCTCATCCACTAGGAGCAGTATATGATACACCACATGGAGTAGCAAATGCAATAATTCTTCCAACAGTTATGGAATATAATGCACCATTTACAGGAGAAAAATATAGAGAAATTGCTAGAGCATTTGGAGTAAAAAATGTAGATAATATGAGTGAAGAAGAATATAGAACAGCAGCTATAGCAGCAGTTAAAAAACTTTCTGAAGATGTTGGAATTCCAGCTGATTTAAAAGAAATAGTAAAATCAGAAGATATAGAGTTTTTAGCAAAATCAGCATTTGCAGATGTATGTACAGGAGGAAATCCAAGAGATACATCTGTTGAAGAAATAAAAGCACTATATGAAAAATTAATATAA